In Spirochaeta lutea, a single genomic region encodes these proteins:
- the rsxA gene encoding electron transport complex subunit RsxA, translating into MNYFSLIIGALLVNNVVLVQFLGICPFLGVSSKISTATGMGAAVMFVMTLATLVTYLVQHLILVPLGIGFMQTVAFILVIAALVQMVEMVLKKVSPALYQALGVFLPLITTNCAILGVAILVIKNNFNLMEGLVFALATSAGFALALFIFAGIRERLEFADIPKTFKGAPSSLITAGLLALAFMGFSGLV; encoded by the coding sequence ATGAACTATTTTTCTCTCATTATCGGAGCCCTACTGGTTAATAACGTAGTGCTGGTCCAATTCTTGGGTATCTGCCCCTTCCTGGGGGTCAGCTCCAAGATTTCCACGGCTACCGGCATGGGAGCGGCGGTCATGTTCGTCATGACCCTGGCGACCCTGGTAACCTACCTGGTTCAGCACCTGATCCTCGTACCTCTGGGCATCGGGTTTATGCAGACCGTAGCCTTTATTCTGGTGATTGCCGCCTTGGTGCAGATGGTGGAGATGGTGCTGAAGAAGGTAAGCCCGGCCCTCTATCAGGCCCTGGGGGTGTTTCTCCCCCTCATTACCACCAACTGCGCCATCCTCGGGGTAGCTATCCTGGTAATTAAAAACAATTTCAACCTCATGGAGGGGTTGGTGTTCGCCTTGGCTACCAGTGCAGGGTTTGCCCTGGCCCTCTTCATCTTTGCGGGTATCCGGGAGCGTCTGGAGTTTGCGGATATCCCCAAGACCTTTAAGGGTGCTCCCAGTTCCCTGATTACCGCCGGCCTGTTAGCTCTGGCGTTCATGGGGTTCAGCGGCCTCGTGTAG
- the rsxE gene encoding electron transport complex subunit RsxE, with protein sequence MNIRDTLTKGFFKENPVFVLLLGMCPTLGVTTSAMNGLGMGLATTAVLLGSNAVVALIKNLIPDKVRIPAYIVIIASFVTIIDLAMLAYLPDLHAELGLFIPLIVVNCIILGRAESFASKNGVVLSLMDAVSMGLGFSMALTMLGGIREVLGSGAIFGVPLVAEGASTMLLFVMPPGAFIALGVLIAFVRQSQQALSRMARSRRASGLAAQTAESPQGGTV encoded by the coding sequence GTGAATATTCGCGATACCCTGACTAAGGGATTTTTTAAGGAAAACCCGGTATTTGTGCTGCTTCTCGGGATGTGCCCGACCCTGGGGGTAACCACCTCAGCAATGAACGGCTTGGGAATGGGGTTGGCCACCACGGCGGTGCTCCTGGGTTCGAATGCGGTCGTGGCACTTATCAAGAATCTGATTCCCGATAAGGTCCGTATTCCTGCATACATCGTCATCATTGCCAGCTTTGTCACCATTATCGACCTTGCTATGTTGGCATATCTGCCGGACCTCCATGCGGAGTTGGGACTTTTCATTCCGCTTATCGTGGTGAACTGTATTATCCTGGGAAGGGCTGAGAGCTTTGCCAGCAAGAACGGGGTGGTTCTGAGCCTGATGGATGCCGTATCCATGGGGCTGGGGTTTTCCATGGCCCTGACTATGCTGGGCGGAATCCGGGAGGTGCTGGGATCCGGGGCGATCTTCGGTGTTCCCCTGGTGGCGGAGGGTGCTTCCACCATGCTGCTCTTTGTTATGCCGCCCGGGGCCTTCATAGCCTTGGGGGTACTGATAGCCTTTGTCCGCCAGAGTCAGCAGGCCCTCAGCCGCATGGCGAGGAGCCGAAGAGCCAGTGGATTGGCCGCTCAGACAGCGGAATCCCCCCAAGGAGGCACAGTATGA
- a CDS encoding universal stress protein, with amino-acid sequence MSTKILICIDFSPLTPRIVKTGKELAKALNLGVHLVHAQPEKPSAPTAVVHQGADPSLGREMMKEIKELNNLKSDFEEEDIPCSYATPRGKTSDVIAAEAAKVEAPYIVLGSHGNGAMYHLVVGSVAEGVMKKLDTPVILVPAQQRLDREAGR; translated from the coding sequence ATGAGTACCAAAATCCTAATCTGTATCGACTTCTCTCCCCTGACACCCCGAATTGTAAAGACAGGCAAAGAACTTGCCAAGGCCCTGAACCTGGGCGTTCATCTCGTTCATGCCCAGCCGGAGAAACCCTCCGCACCCACCGCAGTGGTTCACCAGGGCGCCGACCCTTCCCTCGGCCGGGAGATGATGAAGGAGATCAAAGAGCTGAACAATCTGAAATCAGACTTCGAAGAGGAGGACATCCCCTGCAGCTACGCTACCCCCAGGGGAAAAACCTCGGATGTTATTGCAGCTGAGGCCGCCAAGGTAGAAGCGCCCTATATTGTCCTGGGAAGCCACGGGAACGGAGCCATGTACCACCTGGTGGTAGGCTCGGTGGCGGAAGGTGTCATGAAAAAACTTGACACCCCGGTGATCCTCGTTCCGGCCCAACAGCGTCTGGACCGGGAAGCCGGCCGTTAG
- a CDS encoding RnfABCDGE type electron transport complex subunit D, with product MNSSLVVSLSPHVRGKDSVASVMWGVVIALLPAVGVSVWAFGLRALIVLMVAVGGAVLTEWLVTALLLRRPVRVADGSAAVTGLLLGLNLPAGIPLWQVAAGAVFAIAIAKMVFGGLGHNPFNPALAGRAFMLASFPGEMTLWPQQGFSASLAADGVTGATPLGILAESGSAALAEQGAPGHLDLFLGTIGGSLGEISALAILVGGLFMLIRRIITWEIPVMFLLGLGIFTGAFWAADPGQYADPLYHILAGGAMLGAWFMATDMVTSPMTVRGRIIYALAGGMLAGAIRLFGAYPEGVSYAILIMNAFVPIIDRAIKPRRFGVKTGTAPLPMSGPAKSGASGGGVQTGASPKNTEQGTEKEQSRG from the coding sequence ATGAATTCATCTCTGGTTGTATCCCTATCGCCCCATGTGCGGGGGAAGGACTCTGTTGCTTCGGTAATGTGGGGTGTGGTTATTGCCCTGCTGCCTGCGGTGGGGGTTTCGGTCTGGGCCTTCGGGTTACGGGCTCTGATCGTGTTGATGGTGGCAGTGGGGGGGGCTGTACTGACCGAATGGCTGGTAACCGCCCTGCTGTTGCGCCGGCCGGTTCGGGTGGCAGATGGATCTGCGGCCGTTACCGGGTTGTTGCTGGGATTAAATCTCCCGGCAGGCATACCCCTGTGGCAGGTTGCTGCCGGGGCGGTGTTCGCCATTGCCATCGCCAAGATGGTATTCGGCGGACTGGGGCATAATCCCTTTAATCCCGCCCTGGCGGGCCGGGCCTTTATGCTGGCCAGTTTTCCCGGGGAGATGACCCTATGGCCCCAGCAGGGGTTTTCCGCGAGCCTGGCTGCCGACGGAGTGACCGGGGCAACGCCTCTGGGGATTCTGGCTGAGTCCGGGAGTGCTGCATTGGCGGAGCAGGGGGCGCCGGGTCACCTGGATCTGTTCCTCGGGACCATCGGCGGATCCCTGGGAGAGATCAGTGCGCTGGCAATTCTCGTCGGTGGCCTGTTCATGCTTATACGACGGATTATCACCTGGGAAATTCCGGTGATGTTTTTATTGGGTCTCGGAATATTCACCGGAGCGTTCTGGGCGGCCGATCCCGGCCAGTATGCCGATCCGCTGTACCATATCCTTGCCGGGGGTGCCATGTTAGGGGCCTGGTTTATGGCAACGGATATGGTAACCAGTCCCATGACGGTGCGGGGAAGGATTATATATGCTCTAGCCGGGGGAATGCTGGCAGGGGCCATCCGACTTTTCGGCGCCTATCCCGAGGGGGTGAGCTACGCTATTTTGATCATGAACGCCTTCGTGCCCATTATTGACCGGGCAATTAAACCCCGCCGGTTTGGGGTAAAGACTGGTACCGCCCCGCTTCCTATGAGCGGGCCTGCCAAATCCGGTGCTTCCGGGGGCGGTGTGCAAACCGGAGCCTCCCCGAAGAACACAGAACAGGGTACCGAAAAGGAGCAGAGCCGTGGCTGA
- a CDS encoding RnfABCDGE type electron transport complex subunit G, whose translation MAESKQLPSTFTNMLLVMLVLALVSAGALGMTYTLTADQIAANALEKQKQALGAVLPEFSNDPVAEQVHHAQDSRITLYPAKKDGRLIGLGVQSYSEQAFGGVMTLMVGFDLDGRIIKSEVLSHSETPGLGSKITEPRFAGQFDGLSTPDFPLKVRKDGGQVDAITAATISSRAYVDGINRAQAAAADFAAAYGEGERQ comes from the coding sequence GTGGCTGAATCTAAACAACTACCTTCCACCTTTACAAACATGCTCCTGGTTATGTTGGTTTTGGCCCTGGTATCCGCCGGAGCCCTGGGGATGACCTATACGCTTACCGCAGACCAGATTGCCGCAAATGCCTTGGAAAAACAGAAGCAGGCCCTGGGAGCGGTACTGCCTGAATTCTCCAACGATCCTGTGGCTGAACAGGTTCACCATGCGCAGGACAGTCGAATCACCCTGTATCCCGCAAAAAAAGACGGAAGGTTAATCGGCCTGGGGGTCCAGAGTTATTCTGAGCAGGCCTTCGGCGGGGTGATGACCCTGATGGTAGGATTTGATCTTGATGGACGGATAATCAAGTCCGAGGTTCTCTCCCATTCCGAGACCCCGGGTCTAGGCAGTAAAATTACGGAACCGCGCTTCGCCGGACAGTTCGACGGTCTGAGTACCCCGGACTTTCCCTTGAAGGTGAGGAAGGACGGCGGTCAGGTGGATGCGATAACCGCGGCCACCATCAGCTCCCGGGCCTATGTGGACGGGATCAACCGTGCCCAGGCTGCTGCTGCAGATTTTGCTGCGGCGTACGGGGAAGGAGAAAGACAGTGA
- the rsxC gene encoding electron transport complex subunit RsxC, translated as MKLLETMKTFRRGGIHPPEMKITAGSPIVAAGLPVEAVISLGQHIGAPAQVQVKPGDSVQVGSLLGAAPGLISANVHSSVSGKVKKIEPRMDASGYPRPAVVIAVEGDQLLPELAESLGVSQALESPQNTEEQEASESGPDPEWGDWLRDKPLRREITMSPEEIREALKGAGIVGMGGATFPTNVKYMVPPGKTAEYLIINAVECEPYLTADHRTMLEFPHEVLTGIEILRRTLGVETAWIGIEANKPDAIELMTRLSREYPGIEVYPLQVRYPQGAEKQLIEALTGRQVPSGALPIEVGCVVNNVGTAQAAYRAVQFGMPFIQRVVTVTGKGLKNPGNFLVRIGTPIGDLIEMAGGLPEGPGPVKVILGGPMMGKAVGSLDIPVSKGTSGVLVLQEDEAVRPPVETCIRCGRCVGVCPMGLEPYLLSQLAGQKRFEEAEELKIMDCVECGSCSYICPSNRDLLDFIRLGKSRIMASRKKGGAK; from the coding sequence ATGAAGCTGCTAGAAACCATGAAGACCTTTAGGAGGGGGGGGATTCACCCCCCGGAGATGAAGATTACCGCAGGCAGCCCGATTGTAGCCGCCGGTCTGCCTGTCGAGGCAGTCATTAGTTTAGGGCAGCATATTGGGGCCCCTGCCCAGGTTCAGGTGAAACCCGGGGACAGTGTTCAGGTGGGGAGTCTGTTAGGGGCGGCGCCGGGCCTGATTTCTGCGAATGTGCATTCCAGTGTGTCTGGGAAGGTTAAAAAAATCGAACCGAGGATGGATGCCTCAGGGTACCCGAGGCCGGCGGTTGTTATCGCCGTGGAGGGAGATCAGCTGCTTCCAGAGTTGGCAGAGTCCCTGGGTGTTAGCCAGGCATTAGAATCACCCCAGAATACAGAAGAACAGGAAGCATCTGAGAGCGGTCCGGATCCTGAATGGGGGGATTGGCTTAGGGATAAGCCGCTGCGCAGAGAAATAACCATGAGTCCCGAGGAAATCCGGGAGGCCCTGAAAGGGGCGGGTATTGTTGGAATGGGGGGGGCGACCTTCCCGACGAATGTGAAGTATATGGTGCCGCCGGGGAAGACGGCAGAGTACCTCATTATAAACGCAGTGGAGTGTGAGCCCTATTTGACGGCGGATCACCGGACCATGCTGGAGTTTCCCCATGAGGTGTTGACGGGTATCGAAATCCTCCGCAGGACCCTGGGGGTGGAGACGGCCTGGATCGGCATTGAGGCAAACAAACCTGATGCCATCGAACTAATGACAAGGTTGTCCCGGGAGTACCCGGGGATTGAGGTGTATCCCCTTCAGGTTCGGTACCCCCAGGGGGCGGAGAAGCAGCTGATCGAGGCCCTGACGGGCAGGCAGGTTCCTTCGGGTGCCCTGCCTATCGAGGTGGGGTGTGTGGTGAATAATGTCGGGACGGCCCAGGCGGCATACCGGGCGGTGCAGTTCGGGATGCCCTTTATCCAGCGGGTAGTGACGGTGACCGGGAAGGGGCTGAAGAATCCCGGCAACTTCCTCGTCAGGATCGGTACTCCCATCGGTGATCTGATTGAGATGGCCGGCGGGCTCCCCGAGGGGCCGGGACCGGTGAAGGTGATTCTCGGCGGACCGATGATGGGGAAGGCGGTAGGGTCCTTGGATATTCCGGTCAGTAAGGGGACCAGCGGTGTTTTGGTTCTCCAGGAGGATGAGGCGGTCCGGCCGCCGGTGGAAACCTGTATACGTTGCGGGCGCTGCGTGGGTGTTTGCCCCATGGGATTGGAGCCCTATTTGCTTAGTCAGCTGGCGGGTCAGAAGCGTTTTGAGGAGGCCGAGGAGCTGAAGATTATGGATTGTGTTGAATGCGGCAGCTGCTCCTACATCTGTCCGAGCAACCGTGATCTCTTAGATTTTATCCGGCTCGGGAAGTCCCGTATCATGGCATCCCGCAAGAAAGGTGGCGCGAAATGA
- a CDS encoding inositol monophosphatase family protein — MTENIWEPEFISGIVFQAGVMAMEYQDTIQGSQKADNSLVTKADREVEAFLTEKILEAYPQAVVLGEETAAAMTREELGRGLEGDLFIIDPIDGTAVYAAGLGGWGVSLGYARKGQLVHGAVFLPGQGEFYRTAGSRAEYARLAMDEQGRPRAPETGAIAFRPLLPRTEQPVQLVGITQYIAKDKPFPVPYTLVATASCVVSLLNTARGSFAGYIGKAKVWDMAAAWPIAHRAGVRGRMQEDNRTFGLSLTEGLWNMEPSHPRAWGLPGNVIFYRDEDLARNLRRGGSPEYA; from the coding sequence ATGACGGAGAATATATGGGAACCAGAGTTTATCAGTGGCATTGTATTCCAGGCCGGTGTCATGGCCATGGAGTACCAGGATACAATTCAGGGCAGCCAAAAGGCTGACAATTCCCTGGTAACCAAGGCTGACCGGGAAGTGGAGGCGTTCCTAACCGAGAAAATCCTGGAGGCGTATCCCCAGGCTGTGGTCCTGGGGGAGGAGACGGCAGCAGCCATGACCCGGGAGGAGCTGGGGCGAGGGTTAGAGGGAGACTTGTTCATCATCGATCCTATTGACGGGACGGCGGTGTATGCTGCGGGGCTCGGAGGATGGGGAGTGAGCCTGGGGTACGCCAGAAAAGGACAGCTGGTCCATGGAGCTGTGTTTTTGCCCGGCCAGGGGGAATTTTACCGGACCGCCGGATCCCGGGCTGAATACGCCCGCCTCGCTATGGATGAGCAGGGCAGACCCCGGGCTCCTGAGACCGGTGCTATTGCCTTTCGTCCCCTTCTTCCCCGGACCGAACAACCCGTACAGCTGGTAGGTATAACCCAGTACATCGCCAAGGACAAACCCTTTCCGGTTCCCTACACCCTGGTGGCCACCGCAAGCTGTGTCGTTAGTCTGCTGAACACTGCCCGGGGGAGCTTCGCCGGGTACATCGGAAAGGCGAAGGTTTGGGACATGGCTGCTGCCTGGCCTATTGCCCACCGGGCCGGGGTTCGTGGGAGAATGCAGGAAGACAACCGGACTTTCGGCTTGTCTTTAACCGAGGGTCTGTGGAATATGGAGCCCAGCCATCCCAGGGCCTGGGGACTGCCGGGTAATGTTATTTTTTACCGGGACGAGGATCTGGCGAGGAATCTCCGCCGGGGAGGCAGTCCCGAATATGCCTAG